The following coding sequences are from one Aeromicrobium duanguangcaii window:
- a CDS encoding glycosyltransferase, whose translation MSPSAAAPGEPATPFPAGAWFSVVGNVRLGAGGQTRMVLLRHRLFVAAGLDFPILTYNPVPSYEPIRAGLLAEGLLLPQSRLINLHEDLRERDLAALPSVDVPPVPRPDRTLDDVEDGYTWRRRHVGADGAETTWEYLRPDGTTYAFTPADDMAGDTRVLDRDGRVVLAGDGLGDLWRWWTRQLAPAAGPVFLVSDSRFVAEELGLLDDPRFVLMHQMHNPHLRGDRRWDSPIEPSYASSLEHVDRFDALNTLTERQRHDLRLRFGDLPQFHVLANPVEAVEPPSPPPARIPGRIVVIARLHPQKQLDRAIDAFALVAPRHPTATLEIYGDGDEEQKLRDRAAERGVADRVVFHGHVPDAADRLWEADLAWLTSRFEGYGLFILEARMRECPVLAFDVPYGPAEQIESGVDGVLVPAGDAARLAHATLDLLADRERLESMRGRARAGAIAHGHESFLADWAQVAREALDRKPTRVRLDDVRVDLRGREARVHVEGTGDLDDVRLRWQAWQPGDAGPTDLTTSLDRDGATFTVRAGRAPRGARERLLLTWQNASWQQDVPRRRWWRRG comes from the coding sequence GTGTCGCCTTCTGCTGCAGCACCGGGCGAGCCGGCCACACCCTTTCCCGCCGGAGCCTGGTTCTCCGTCGTCGGGAACGTCCGGCTCGGCGCCGGTGGCCAGACTCGGATGGTCCTGCTCCGTCATCGGCTGTTCGTCGCCGCAGGGCTCGACTTCCCGATCCTGACCTACAACCCCGTGCCCTCGTACGAGCCGATCCGCGCGGGCCTGCTGGCCGAAGGTCTCCTGCTGCCACAGAGCCGGCTCATCAACCTCCACGAGGACCTGCGTGAGCGCGACCTGGCCGCGCTCCCCTCCGTCGACGTCCCGCCCGTCCCCCGCCCGGACCGGACGCTGGACGACGTCGAGGACGGCTACACGTGGCGGCGCCGCCACGTGGGCGCCGACGGCGCCGAGACCACCTGGGAGTACCTGCGCCCCGACGGCACGACGTACGCGTTCACGCCAGCGGACGACATGGCCGGCGACACGCGCGTGCTCGACCGTGACGGGCGCGTGGTGCTGGCCGGCGACGGACTCGGCGACCTGTGGCGCTGGTGGACCCGGCAGCTGGCTCCCGCGGCCGGGCCGGTGTTCCTCGTGAGCGACAGCCGGTTCGTCGCCGAGGAGCTGGGTCTGCTGGACGATCCGCGCTTCGTGCTGATGCACCAGATGCACAACCCCCACCTGCGCGGCGATCGCCGCTGGGACTCCCCGATCGAGCCGTCGTACGCGTCGTCACTGGAGCACGTGGATCGGTTCGACGCCCTGAACACCTTGACCGAGCGCCAGCGGCACGACCTGCGCCTGCGCTTCGGCGACCTGCCGCAGTTCCACGTGCTGGCCAATCCGGTGGAGGCCGTCGAGCCGCCCTCTCCCCCGCCGGCGCGCATACCGGGCCGCATCGTCGTCATCGCTCGCCTGCACCCCCAGAAGCAGCTCGACCGGGCGATCGACGCCTTCGCGCTCGTCGCGCCGCGTCACCCGACCGCGACGCTGGAGATCTACGGCGACGGCGACGAGGAGCAGAAGCTGCGGGACCGCGCCGCCGAGCGCGGCGTCGCCGACCGCGTCGTCTTCCACGGCCACGTCCCGGACGCGGCGGACCGACTGTGGGAGGCCGACCTGGCGTGGCTGACCAGCCGGTTCGAGGGCTACGGCCTGTTCATCCTCGAGGCCCGCATGCGTGAGTGCCCGGTCCTGGCGTTCGACGTGCCGTACGGGCCTGCCGAGCAGATCGAGTCGGGCGTCGACGGGGTGCTGGTGCCGGCGGGCGACGCCGCACGCCTGGCGCACGCGACGCTCGACCTGCTGGCCGACCGCGAGCGTCTCGAGTCGATGCGCGGCCGCGCACGCGCCGGGGCGATCGCCCACGGCCACGAGTCCTTCCTGGCGGACTGGGCACAGGTCGCGCGCGAGGCACTCGACCGCAAGCCGACGCGCGTGCGTCTGGACGACGTCCGCGTCGACCTCCGTGGGCGTGAGGCCCGCGTCCACGTCGAGGGCACCGGAGACCTCGACGATGTCCGGCTGCGCTGGCAGGCGTGGCAGCCCGGTGACGCCGGCCCGACCGATCTGACCACCTCGCTGGACCGCGACGGCGCAACGTTCACGGTGCGCGCCGGCCGGGCGCCCCGCGGCGCTCGCGAGCGGCTGCTGCTGACGTGGCAGAACGCCTCGTGGCAGCAGGACGTGCCGCGCCGGCGCTGGTGGCGCCGCGGCTGA
- a CDS encoding DUF3180 domain-containing protein, producing MRQVRRSSPLYVVALVATGLIVGRLLPPLIVRFDGASPPVPGWAAAIVMLCGAIAIGALAWGTWQNLHRRQRWFAAEHGIRLLALAKAAVMVGGVFTGGYAGYALAYLGSSTEMGEMRLWRSAAAAGAALLLLIAALILEWACRLPTDDDEEKASSSDADPSPA from the coding sequence ATGAGGCAGGTTCGGCGCAGTTCTCCGCTCTACGTCGTCGCGCTGGTCGCGACGGGGTTGATCGTCGGTCGACTGCTGCCGCCCCTCATCGTCCGGTTCGACGGGGCGTCCCCGCCGGTCCCCGGCTGGGCAGCCGCGATCGTGATGCTCTGCGGAGCGATCGCGATCGGTGCATTGGCCTGGGGCACCTGGCAGAACCTGCATCGTCGGCAGCGCTGGTTCGCCGCCGAGCACGGCATCCGGCTGTTGGCGCTGGCCAAGGCCGCCGTCATGGTCGGCGGGGTCTTCACCGGCGGCTACGCCGGTTACGCGCTGGCCTATCTGGGCTCCTCGACCGAGATGGGCGAGATGAGGCTCTGGCGCTCGGCCGCCGCGGCCGGCGCCGCCCTGCTGCTGCTCATCGCCGCACTGATCCTCGAGTGGGCCTGCCGGCTGCCCACCGATGACGACGAGGAGAAGGCCAGCTCGTCCGACGCCGATCCCTCGCCGGCCTGA
- the folK gene encoding 2-amino-4-hydroxy-6-hydroxymethyldihydropteridine diphosphokinase, with amino-acid sequence MTEAPTPYELDADTMTGGMRPIRQAVLSIGSNLGDRAGRLQGAVSALEDTPEVTVVAISSVYETEPVGAPEGSGPFLNAVVLLDTTLTVHTLLDRAMAIEDAFERERSEPGAPRTLDVDIIVVGDRVAQDDTLTLPHPRAHERAFVLVPWLEIDPEGEIPGHGFVADLISGVDASGVTKREDVEIIL; translated from the coding sequence GTGACCGAAGCACCCACCCCGTACGAACTCGACGCGGACACGATGACCGGAGGCATGCGCCCCATTCGTCAAGCCGTGCTGTCGATCGGTTCGAACCTCGGCGACCGGGCCGGCCGTCTGCAGGGTGCGGTCTCCGCGCTGGAGGACACTCCGGAGGTCACCGTCGTGGCGATCTCCTCGGTCTACGAGACCGAGCCCGTCGGGGCTCCCGAGGGCTCGGGGCCGTTCCTCAACGCCGTCGTCCTGCTCGACACCACGCTGACCGTGCACACGCTGCTCGACCGCGCGATGGCGATCGAGGACGCGTTCGAGCGCGAGCGCAGCGAGCCGGGCGCCCCGCGCACCCTCGACGTCGACATCATCGTCGTCGGTGACCGCGTGGCCCAGGACGACACCCTGACGCTGCCGCACCCCCGCGCCCACGAGCGCGCGTTCGTTCTCGTGCCGTGGCTCGAGATCGATCCCGAGGGCGAGATCCCCGGACACGGGTTCGTCGCGGACCTGATCTCGGGCGTCGACGCCTCCGGGGTGACCAAGCGCGAGGACGTCGAGATCATCCTGTGA
- the folB gene encoding dihydroneopterin aldolase, which produces MSDQHPGDRIELRGLSAVGFHGVFDHERRDGQTFVVDIVLSVDLEPAATTGDLSRTVHYGELAEQVHAIITGDPVDLIETLALRIVSVCLGHEPVRWASVTVHKPEAPIEVAFSDVTVTMERSKL; this is translated from the coding sequence ATGAGCGACCAGCACCCGGGCGACCGCATCGAGCTGCGGGGCCTGTCCGCCGTGGGTTTCCACGGCGTTTTCGACCACGAGCGCAGGGACGGTCAGACCTTCGTCGTCGACATCGTGCTGTCGGTCGACCTGGAGCCCGCGGCGACGACGGGGGACCTGTCCCGGACCGTGCACTACGGCGAGCTGGCCGAGCAGGTGCACGCGATCATCACGGGGGACCCCGTGGACCTGATCGAGACATTGGCCCTCCGTATAGTGAGCGTATGTCTGGGCCATGAGCCCGTCCGCTGGGCTAGCGTGACGGTGCACAAGCCCGAGGCGCCGATCGAGGTGGCATTCTCCGATGTCACCGTGACGATGGAGCGGAGCAAGCTGTGA
- a CDS encoding nuclear transport factor 2 family protein yields MSDVLAAHRAFYDAVETGDADLMAALWVDDPGTTCVHPGAPPLQGTAPILRSWTVLMAGVGYIQFFLTDVEVSLLPAKDPTTAIVVCTENILSDGGSVESFNGGRAVATSILVRDGGRWRFWARHASPLIDPEDV; encoded by the coding sequence GTGAGTGACGTCCTGGCCGCGCACCGCGCCTTCTACGACGCGGTCGAGACCGGCGACGCCGACCTGATGGCGGCCCTGTGGGTCGACGATCCGGGCACGACCTGCGTCCACCCGGGGGCGCCGCCGCTGCAGGGCACGGCGCCGATCCTGCGCTCGTGGACCGTGCTGATGGCCGGGGTCGGCTACATCCAGTTCTTCCTGACGGACGTCGAGGTGTCGCTGCTGCCGGCGAAGGACCCGACCACGGCGATCGTCGTGTGCACCGAGAACATCCTGTCCGACGGCGGGTCGGTCGAGTCCTTCAACGGCGGTCGCGCCGTCGCCACGAGCATCCTCGTGCGCGATGGTGGACGATGGCGGTTCTGGGCGCGGCACGCGTCGCCGTTGATCGATCCGGAGGACGTATGA
- the folP gene encoding dihydropteroate synthase — protein sequence MGVVNVTPDSFSDGGRWFDPGAAAEHGFELVRHGADLVDVGGESTRPGALPVDREEELRRVVPVVRRLADAGVLVSVDTMWAETAEQAIDAGAVLVNDVSGGRADPAMVPLVARTGVPFVVMHWRAHSEQMQQHTEYRDVVEDVLAELWEQFDAVCDAGVDPDRIVLDPGLGFSKTGDQNWTLLAHLDRFTSLGRPLLVAASRKGFLGALLADEVGPRPVEEREDATAAISTLSALAGAWGVRVHEPRRSADAVRVVARLRAERPGE from the coding sequence ATGGGCGTCGTCAACGTCACGCCCGACTCCTTCTCCGACGGCGGCCGCTGGTTCGACCCCGGCGCCGCCGCCGAGCACGGCTTCGAGCTGGTTCGCCACGGAGCCGACCTGGTCGACGTCGGCGGCGAGTCCACGCGCCCCGGCGCCCTGCCGGTCGACCGCGAGGAGGAGCTGCGCCGCGTCGTGCCGGTGGTGCGCCGCCTCGCCGACGCGGGCGTCCTGGTCTCGGTCGACACCATGTGGGCCGAGACGGCCGAGCAGGCGATCGACGCCGGTGCCGTCCTGGTCAACGACGTCTCGGGCGGCCGCGCCGACCCGGCGATGGTGCCGCTCGTGGCCCGCACGGGTGTCCCGTTCGTGGTGATGCACTGGCGCGCCCACTCCGAGCAGATGCAGCAGCACACCGAGTACCGCGACGTGGTCGAGGACGTGCTGGCCGAGCTCTGGGAGCAGTTCGACGCGGTGTGTGACGCGGGCGTCGACCCGGACCGGATCGTGCTCGACCCCGGCCTGGGCTTCAGCAAGACCGGCGACCAGAACTGGACCCTGCTGGCGCACCTCGACCGGTTCACGAGCCTGGGCCGGCCACTGCTGGTCGCCGCGAGCCGCAAGGGCTTCCTGGGGGCCCTGCTGGCCGACGAGGTGGGTCCGCGCCCGGTGGAGGAGCGCGAGGACGCCACGGCGGCGATCAGCACCCTCTCGGCCCTGGCCGGCGCGTGGGGCGTGCGCGTCCACGAGCCCCGGCGCAGCGCGGACGCCGTGCGCGTCGTCGCACGGCTGCGGGCGGAGCGACCCGGTGAGTGA
- the folE gene encoding GTP cyclohydrolase I FolE gives MPVDHPRAEAAVRELLAAIGEDPDRDGLQDTPARVARSYAELLGGYDQDAREVLSAVFEVGHRELVLVRDIEVWSMCEHHMVPFFGVAHVGYIPGETGHVTGLSKLARLVDVYARRLQVQERLTTQIAEAMVEVLDPQGVIVVIEAEHLCMTMRGVAKAGARTITSAVRGQLLDPATRAEAMQLISK, from the coding sequence GTGCCCGTCGACCACCCCCGCGCCGAGGCGGCCGTCCGAGAGCTGCTCGCGGCCATCGGTGAGGATCCTGACCGTGACGGCCTGCAGGACACTCCGGCGCGCGTTGCGCGGTCCTACGCCGAGCTGCTCGGCGGCTACGACCAGGACGCCCGCGAGGTCCTCTCGGCGGTGTTCGAGGTCGGCCACCGCGAGCTCGTGCTGGTCCGCGACATCGAGGTCTGGAGCATGTGCGAGCACCACATGGTGCCGTTCTTCGGCGTGGCCCACGTCGGCTACATCCCCGGCGAGACGGGCCACGTCACCGGCCTGTCGAAGCTGGCCCGCCTCGTCGACGTGTACGCGCGCCGGCTCCAGGTGCAGGAGCGCCTGACGACGCAGATCGCCGAGGCGATGGTCGAGGTGCTCGATCCGCAGGGCGTCATCGTGGTCATCGAGGCCGAGCACCTGTGCATGACGATGCGCGGTGTCGCCAAGGCGGGCGCCCGCACGATCACCAGTGCGGTCCGTGGCCAGCTGCTCGACCCGGCGACCCGGGCCGAGGCGATGCAGCTCATCTCCAAGTGA
- the ftsH gene encoding ATP-dependent zinc metalloprotease FtsH, producing MNIKSVFKGPWVWIILIAAVVIGVLSFSGSADGYREVKTATMVGYFDDAKVNDVTFVDGDQEVRATLKGDGDKKVKATWLGQEQGAQLVEKAQKLVDDDKMNAYNVKMPPKNTLLSVLLSFLPFVIFILIFLWLMNSMQGGGGRVMQFAKSKAKLMTKDTPQTTFADVAGCDEAIEELGEIKEFLQEPAKFQAVGAKIPKGVLLYGPPGTGKTLLARAVAGEAGVPFYSISGSDFVEMFVGVGASRVRDLFEQAKENAPAIVFIDEIDAVGRHRGTGMGGGHDEREQTLNQLLVEMDGFDVRGGVILIAATNRPDVLDPALLRPGRFDRQIAVEAPDLAGRTQILKVHARGKPLAPDVDLEAVARRTPGFSGADLANVLNEAALLTARGAAKTIDDAALDEAIDRVISGPQKRSRLMNEHERLVTAYHEGGHALVAAALPQSDPVHKITILPRGRALGYTMVLPDEDKYSQTRAELLDKLAYMLGGRAAEELVFHDPTTGAGNDIEKATNLARAMVTQYGMSERIGAVRFGEDNGQPFLGRDIGHSRNYSEDVAAAIDDEISRLIKHAHQEAFDILVENRHVLDQLVLELMEKETLDKAEVARIFEALNRRDVRPAWTGSETRRPSSEPPITVPHRNGATSDGPQEGIVVGPDSGSDAPPTDQPQPGESPTA from the coding sequence ATGAACATCAAGAGCGTGTTCAAGGGACCGTGGGTGTGGATCATCCTCATCGCGGCCGTGGTCATCGGCGTGCTGTCCTTCTCAGGTTCGGCCGACGGGTACCGCGAGGTCAAGACCGCCACGATGGTCGGCTACTTCGACGACGCCAAGGTCAACGACGTCACCTTCGTCGACGGCGACCAGGAGGTCCGCGCGACGCTCAAGGGCGACGGGGACAAGAAAGTCAAGGCCACCTGGCTCGGTCAGGAGCAGGGCGCACAGCTCGTCGAGAAGGCCCAGAAGCTCGTCGACGACGACAAGATGAACGCCTACAACGTCAAGATGCCGCCGAAGAACACGCTGCTCTCGGTGCTGCTCAGCTTCCTGCCGTTCGTCATCTTCATCCTGATCTTCCTGTGGCTGATGAACTCGATGCAGGGCGGCGGCGGCCGGGTCATGCAGTTCGCCAAGTCCAAGGCGAAGCTCATGACCAAGGACACCCCGCAGACCACGTTCGCCGACGTCGCCGGCTGCGACGAGGCCATCGAGGAGCTCGGCGAGATCAAGGAGTTCCTCCAGGAGCCGGCCAAGTTCCAGGCCGTCGGCGCCAAGATCCCCAAGGGCGTCCTGCTCTACGGTCCTCCCGGCACCGGCAAGACCCTGCTCGCGCGCGCCGTCGCCGGCGAGGCGGGCGTCCCGTTCTACTCGATCTCGGGCTCGGACTTCGTCGAGATGTTCGTCGGCGTCGGCGCCAGCCGTGTCCGCGACCTGTTCGAGCAGGCCAAGGAGAACGCCCCGGCGATCGTCTTCATCGACGAGATCGACGCCGTCGGCCGTCACCGCGGCACCGGCATGGGCGGCGGACACGACGAGCGCGAGCAGACCCTGAACCAGCTGCTCGTCGAGATGGACGGCTTCGACGTCCGCGGCGGCGTCATCCTGATCGCCGCGACGAACCGTCCCGACGTCCTCGACCCGGCGCTGCTGCGCCCGGGCCGCTTCGACCGCCAGATCGCCGTCGAGGCGCCCGACCTGGCCGGCCGCACCCAGATCCTCAAGGTCCACGCCCGCGGCAAGCCGCTGGCCCCCGACGTCGACCTCGAGGCCGTCGCCCGTCGCACCCCCGGGTTCAGCGGCGCCGACCTGGCCAACGTCCTCAACGAGGCCGCGCTGCTCACCGCGCGCGGCGCCGCCAAGACGATCGACGACGCCGCTCTCGACGAGGCGATCGACCGCGTGATCTCCGGACCGCAGAAGCGCTCGCGCCTCATGAACGAGCACGAGCGACTGGTCACGGCGTATCACGAGGGCGGTCACGCGCTCGTCGCCGCTGCGCTGCCGCAGAGCGACCCCGTGCACAAGATCACGATCCTGCCGCGCGGCCGGGCGCTGGGCTACACGATGGTCCTGCCCGACGAGGACAAGTACAGCCAGACGCGGGCCGAGCTGCTCGACAAGCTGGCCTACATGCTCGGTGGCCGCGCCGCCGAGGAGCTCGTCTTCCACGACCCGACCACGGGCGCCGGCAACGACATCGAGAAGGCCACCAACCTGGCCCGCGCGATGGTCACGCAGTACGGGATGAGCGAGCGCATCGGCGCCGTCCGGTTCGGCGAGGACAACGGCCAGCCGTTCCTCGGCCGCGACATCGGCCACTCGCGCAACTACTCCGAGGACGTCGCCGCCGCGATCGACGACGAGATCTCCCGGCTCATCAAGCACGCCCACCAGGAGGCCTTCGACATCCTCGTCGAGAACCGCCACGTGCTCGACCAGCTGGTGCTGGAGCTGATGGAGAAGGAGACCCTCGACAAGGCCGAGGTCGCCCGCATCTTCGAGGCGCTCAACCGCCGCGACGTCCGCCCGGCGTGGACCGGCTCGGAGACCCGTCGCCCGTCGTCGGAGCCTCCGATCACCGTGCCGCACCGCAACGGCGCCACCTCCGACGGCCCGCAGGAGGGCATCGTCGTGGGCCCGGACTCCGGATCGGACGCCCCGCCCACCGACCAGCCCCAGCCGGGCGAGTCCCCGACCGCCTGA
- the hpt gene encoding hypoxanthine phosphoribosyltransferase — protein MDISHVEADLDLTKTLFTQEQIQTRLAEMARQIEADYEGRDVLLVGVLKGAVMVMADLSRELNRHVEIDWMAVSSYAGTKSSGVVRILKDLDTDLDGRHVLIVEDIIDTGLTLSWLVANLKSRGPASVEIATLLRKPEAISMPVDVKYVGFDIPNAFVVGYGLDYDEKYRNLRSIGTLAEHMYS, from the coding sequence GTGGACATCTCGCACGTCGAAGCCGATCTCGACCTGACCAAGACGCTCTTCACGCAGGAGCAGATCCAGACCCGGCTGGCCGAGATGGCACGCCAGATCGAGGCCGACTACGAGGGACGCGACGTCCTCCTCGTGGGCGTCCTCAAGGGCGCGGTCATGGTGATGGCCGATCTCTCGCGCGAGCTGAACCGCCACGTCGAGATCGACTGGATGGCCGTGTCCTCCTACGCGGGCACCAAGTCCTCCGGCGTCGTCCGCATCCTCAAGGACCTCGACACCGACCTCGACGGGCGCCACGTGCTCATCGTCGAGGACATCATCGACACCGGCTTGACGCTCTCGTGGCTCGTCGCGAACCTCAAGTCGCGCGGCCCGGCCTCGGTCGAGATCGCCACGCTGCTGCGCAAGCCCGAGGCCATCTCGATGCCGGTCGACGTCAAGTACGTCGGCTTCGACATTCCGAACGCGTTCGTCGTGGGCTACGGCCTGGACTACGACGAGAAGTACCGCAATTTGCGCAGCATCGGCACACTGGCTGAGCACATGTACTCCTGA
- the tilS gene encoding tRNA lysidine(34) synthetase TilS, producing the protein MGRPRPRLMARLDPLVARARNLVEPCLAPGAVVAVSGGADSLALAAAVSFFVQRRGFEARAVVVDHGLQAGSAEVAARAAEQCEGLGLPASVRAVEVRDVGTGPEDAARVARYLVLHEEAGDAPILLAHTLDDQAETVLLGLGRGSGPRAIQGMRATNGHLHRPFLALRRADTERICALHDLDWWDDPHNEDPAYRRVRVRRELLPLMEDVLGGGVAEALARTADLVRMDADAVDALAITAMPRSGAIEDLWTFADLDTPVRQRIWRRLAIDAGASRGELSHAHTLALDGLLQARGGTRIELPGGVTAVRTRDRVDFVPRDL; encoded by the coding sequence GTGGGTCGCCCGCGTCCACGGCTGATGGCCCGGCTCGACCCGCTGGTCGCGCGGGCCCGGAACCTGGTCGAGCCGTGCCTGGCCCCGGGCGCCGTCGTCGCGGTGTCCGGTGGAGCCGATTCGCTCGCCCTGGCGGCGGCCGTCTCGTTCTTCGTGCAGCGGCGAGGGTTCGAGGCGCGTGCCGTCGTGGTCGATCACGGCCTGCAGGCCGGCTCGGCCGAGGTGGCCGCCCGCGCGGCGGAGCAGTGCGAGGGCCTCGGCCTGCCCGCGTCGGTTCGTGCGGTCGAGGTGCGTGACGTGGGCACCGGCCCCGAGGACGCCGCCCGGGTGGCCCGCTACCTCGTCCTGCACGAGGAGGCCGGGGATGCGCCGATCCTGCTGGCCCACACGCTGGACGACCAGGCCGAGACGGTCCTGCTGGGACTCGGGCGGGGCTCCGGGCCGCGAGCGATCCAAGGGATGCGGGCGACCAACGGGCACCTGCATCGTCCCTTTCTGGCCCTGCGCCGGGCCGACACCGAGCGGATCTGCGCCCTGCACGACCTCGACTGGTGGGACGACCCGCACAACGAGGACCCGGCCTACCGCCGCGTGCGGGTGCGCCGCGAGCTGCTGCCGCTCATGGAGGACGTACTCGGTGGGGGAGTGGCCGAGGCGCTGGCGCGCACCGCCGACCTGGTCCGGATGGACGCCGATGCGGTCGACGCCCTGGCGATCACGGCGATGCCGAGGTCGGGCGCGATCGAGGACCTGTGGACCTTCGCCGACCTCGACACCCCGGTGCGGCAGCGCATCTGGCGCCGTCTCGCCATCGACGCCGGCGCCTCCCGGGGCGAGCTGTCGCATGCGCACACGCTCGCCCTCGACGGGCTCCTGCAGGCCCGCGGCGGCACCCGCATCGAGCTCCCCGGCGGGGTCACGGCGGTCAGGACCAGGGACCGCGTGGACTTCGTCCCCCGAGATCTGTAG
- a CDS encoding zinc-dependent metalloprotease — protein sequence MIDWNVAQSTSRRLMRPGPELSQAEVGEVVAELREASLVAEGPVREFTGLVPTYPTPVLVVDRPRWAEANLATFRLLMSPLDEKLAEAGTLPTGLPRAVGGRVTGVELGAIVAFLGGKVLGQFDPFAEGEHGPGRLLLVAPNIVHVERELDVDPSDFRRWVCLHEETHRAQFTAVPWMRDHMMSKVEQLMDATDVGGGAVTDMVSEALPELVRIVRGESDKSLSDLFQNEQQRAVVDGLTGLMSLLEGHADVVMDDIGPEVVPSVAEIRRKFTKRRGSGSALQKVVRRLLGYEAKMRQYSDGATFVRRVMDQVGKDGFDAVWADPAHLPSRAEIIDPKSWVARVHG from the coding sequence ATGATCGACTGGAACGTCGCGCAGTCCACCTCCCGGCGCCTGATGCGTCCGGGGCCGGAGCTCAGCCAGGCCGAGGTCGGTGAGGTCGTCGCCGAGCTGCGCGAGGCCTCGCTCGTCGCCGAGGGACCCGTGCGCGAGTTCACGGGCCTCGTGCCCACCTACCCGACGCCGGTGCTCGTGGTCGACCGGCCGCGCTGGGCCGAGGCGAACCTGGCGACTTTCCGCCTGCTGATGTCGCCCCTGGACGAGAAGCTGGCCGAGGCCGGCACGCTGCCGACGGGTCTGCCCCGCGCCGTCGGAGGTCGCGTCACCGGCGTCGAGCTGGGCGCGATCGTGGCGTTCCTGGGCGGCAAGGTGCTGGGCCAGTTCGATCCGTTCGCCGAGGGTGAACACGGCCCCGGCCGCCTGTTGCTGGTGGCGCCGAACATCGTCCACGTCGAGCGCGAGCTGGACGTCGACCCGTCGGACTTCCGCCGCTGGGTGTGCCTGCACGAGGAGACCCACCGCGCGCAGTTCACCGCCGTGCCGTGGATGCGCGACCACATGATGAGCAAGGTCGAGCAGCTGATGGACGCCACCGACGTGGGCGGCGGCGCCGTGACCGACATGGTCTCCGAGGCGTTGCCCGAGCTGGTGCGCATCGTCCGGGGCGAGTCCGACAAGTCCCTGTCCGACCTGTTCCAGAACGAGCAGCAGCGGGCCGTGGTCGACGGACTCACCGGCCTCATGTCGCTGCTCGAGGGGCACGCCGACGTCGTGATGGACGACATCGGCCCCGAGGTCGTCCCCAGCGTCGCCGAGATCCGTCGCAAGTTCACGAAGCGCCGTGGCTCCGGCTCCGCGCTGCAGAAGGTTGTGCGCCGGCTGCTCGGCTACGAGGCCAAGATGCGCCAGTACAGCGACGGCGCCACGTTCGTGCGCCGGGTCATGGACCAGGTCGGCAAGGACGGCTTCGACGCCGTCTGGGCCGACCCGGCGCACCTGCCGAGCCGCGCCGAGATCATCGATCCGAAGTCGTGGGTCGCCCGCGTCCACGGCTGA